The Lysinibacillus pakistanensis genome includes a window with the following:
- the dat gene encoding D-amino-acid transaminase, with protein MAYSLWNDQIVEEGSIAVSPEDRGYQFGDGIYEVIKVYNGNMFTAQEHIDRFYASAEKIRLVIPYTKDVLHKLLHELIEKNNLDTGHVYFQITRGAISRNHIFPDASVPAVLTGNVKVGERSYENFEKGVKATFVEDIRWLRCDIKSLNLLGAVLAKQEASEKGCYEAILHRGDIVTECSSANVYGIKDGKLYTHPANNFILNGITRQVILKCAEEINLPVIEEPMTKADLLTMDEIIVSSVSSEVTPVIDVDGKQIGAGVPGEWTRKLQQAFEAKLPLSINAK; from the coding sequence ATGGCATATTCATTATGGAATGATCAAATCGTTGAAGAAGGATCTATTGCAGTATCACCTGAAGATAGAGGTTACCAATTTGGTGACGGAATTTATGAAGTAATCAAAGTTTATAACGGAAACATGTTCACAGCACAAGAACATATTGATCGTTTCTACGCGAGTGCCGAAAAAATTCGTCTAGTCATTCCTTATACAAAAGACGTTTTACACAAATTATTACATGAACTTATTGAAAAAAATAATTTAGATACAGGTCATGTTTACTTCCAAATCACACGTGGTGCAATTTCTCGTAATCATATTTTCCCAGATGCAAGTGTTCCTGCCGTATTAACAGGTAATGTAAAAGTTGGTGAGCGCTCCTATGAAAATTTTGAAAAAGGTGTGAAGGCGACTTTTGTTGAGGACATTCGTTGGTTACGTTGTGATATCAAATCATTAAATTTACTTGGTGCAGTATTAGCAAAACAGGAAGCATCTGAAAAAGGCTGCTATGAAGCTATTTTACATCGTGGAGATATTGTTACAGAATGTTCATCTGCAAATGTTTATGGTATTAAAGATGGTAAGCTTTACACACACCCAGCAAATAACTTTATTTTAAACGGTATTACTCGCCAAGTGATTTTAAAATGCGCTGAGGAAATTAATTTACCAGTGATTGAGGAGCCGATGACGAAGGCAGATTTATTAACAATGGATGAAATCATTGTATCATCAGTATCTTCTGAAGTTACCCCTGTTATTGATGTGGATGGCAAGCAAATTGGTGCTGGAGTTCCGGGTGAATGGACTCGTAAATTACAGCAAGCTTTTGAGGCTAAATTACCACTTTCAATTAATGCTAAGTAA
- the pepV gene encoding dipeptidase PepV: protein MDWLQAAKERQDELIQDLQELVQINSVLDEDTITSEVPFGDGPLKALEWLLDKGKTEGLLTKNVDNYAGHIEMGAGEDLLGILCHVDVVPIGDEADWTYPPFSGTIADGKLYARGAIDDKGPTVAAWMAMKLIKDAGIQLSKRVRMIIGTDEETGFRCVDHYFKQEEMPTIGFAPDADFPLINAEKGIAELVFSQNKIGDETKEQLLLFNAGKRPNMVPDFAEAKVQFVSQQFEQNFQTFLSKNQLEGTLLMEGSRYIITIKGKAAHAMEPEKGVNAAVYLAAFLQQELTTEASMQFVGFIADAFYQDHYGHHLNLQFEDEMSGKTTLNPGIVSYDVAKGGSLVISMRYAVTYPFDKKITAAQRFTVTKGFSLDIQDNSKPHYVSENDPFIQTLTEIYRRQTGDYETPLLSTGGGTYARVMKKGVAFGMLFPGEPDVAHRADEFVVVDNLVRAAAIYAEAIVELAGKK from the coding sequence ATGGATTGGTTACAAGCCGCAAAAGAAAGGCAAGATGAATTAATACAAGATTTACAGGAGCTCGTGCAAATTAATAGTGTTCTTGATGAGGATACAATCACTTCTGAAGTACCATTTGGTGATGGTCCACTTAAAGCGCTTGAATGGTTGCTAGATAAAGGTAAGACTGAAGGGCTATTAACGAAAAATGTTGATAATTACGCTGGACATATTGAAATGGGTGCCGGGGAGGATTTGTTAGGAATTTTATGTCATGTTGATGTTGTTCCTATTGGTGATGAAGCTGATTGGACATACCCACCATTTAGCGGCACCATTGCAGATGGAAAATTATATGCTCGCGGTGCAATTGATGATAAAGGTCCAACCGTAGCTGCATGGATGGCTATGAAACTTATTAAAGATGCAGGCATTCAACTTAGTAAAAGAGTACGTATGATTATCGGTACGGATGAAGAAACAGGCTTCCGCTGTGTCGACCACTACTTTAAACAAGAGGAAATGCCGACAATTGGCTTTGCACCAGATGCGGATTTCCCGCTCATTAATGCTGAAAAGGGCATTGCAGAGCTTGTGTTCTCTCAAAATAAAATAGGTGATGAAACGAAAGAACAGCTACTACTATTTAATGCTGGAAAACGCCCAAATATGGTACCTGATTTTGCAGAAGCAAAGGTTCAGTTTGTTTCTCAACAGTTCGAACAGAATTTTCAAACATTTTTAAGTAAAAATCAGCTAGAAGGCACTTTATTAATGGAGGGCTCTCGCTATATAATAACTATCAAAGGTAAAGCAGCCCATGCAATGGAGCCAGAAAAAGGTGTCAATGCAGCTGTTTATCTTGCAGCATTTTTACAACAAGAATTGACGACAGAGGCAAGTATGCAATTTGTCGGCTTTATTGCAGATGCTTTTTATCAAGATCATTATGGTCATCACTTAAATTTACAATTTGAGGATGAAATGTCCGGGAAAACGACATTAAATCCGGGCATTGTTAGCTATGATGTGGCTAAAGGCGGCAGTTTGGTAATCAGTATGCGTTACGCTGTCACATATCCATTTGATAAAAAAATTACGGCTGCACAACGCTTCACTGTGACGAAGGGATTTTCATTAGATATTCAGGATAACTCGAAACCTCACTATGTAAGTGAAAATGATCCATTCATTCAAACATTAACCGAAATCTATAGACGTCAGACAGGTGATTACGAAACACCACTACTTTCTACAGGTGGCGGTACGTATGCACGTGTGATGAAAAAGGGAGTAGCATTTGGTATGTTATTCCCTGGTGAACCTGATGTAGCGCACAGAGCGGATGAGTTTGTTGTCGTTGATAACCTAGTCAGAGCAGCAGCTATTTATGCTGAAGCAATTGTTGAACTTGCAGGAAAAAAATAA
- a CDS encoding DeoR family transcriptional regulator codes for MKPTTDRMLNRIKDVYMFILDKGTVSTQDLVEEFSITPRTVQRDLNVLAFNDLVMSPSRGKWTTTKKKVKLTS; via the coding sequence ATGAAACCAACTACTGATCGAATGCTTAATCGTATTAAAGACGTGTACATGTTTATTTTAGACAAAGGAACCGTGTCTACACAGGATTTAGTCGAAGAGTTTAGTATCACTCCTCGCACCGTTCAAAGAGATTTGAACGTGTTAGCCTTTAACGATTTGGTAATGAGTCCAAGTCGAGGCAAATGGACAACGACGAAGAAAAAAGTAAAATTGACGTCTTAG
- a CDS encoding MDR family MFS transporter — MKLSKMFHPLVWIILGGTIFTRIASFMAMPFLAIYLHNEIEASPLQIGLTIGIAPLISTVGGFFGGYLTDRFGRKSVILLTIFIWSLVFFGFATAHAVWFFVLFNALNGLCRSFFEPSTQALMIDFTPADKRKRLFSLRYTAINIAAVIGPIIGVYIAQLSSPSIPFMLTGIMYIVYAVFLFFVLNRYEMQQPKATTQTKILQTFSLLLTNRVLLSFIFGAILINIGYSQFDSTLPQVIELKIEDGTKLYSLLISLNAAVVLLLQLPISIVSERFSSTTTLLVGILFFAIGLLLFGFSNNYTLYIIAMIIFTIGEIFAFPTMNVMIDEIAPDTQKGTYLGAAQFKNLGGFLGPIIGGWLLTHYIDALFVVIAALVLCSCLFYKSKLKPHA; from the coding sequence ATGAAATTGTCTAAGATGTTTCATCCATTAGTTTGGATTATACTCGGCGGGACGATTTTTACACGTATTGCAAGCTTTATGGCAATGCCCTTTTTAGCTATCTATTTACATAATGAAATCGAAGCCTCCCCTTTACAAATCGGGTTAACGATTGGTATTGCTCCACTTATCTCTACTGTTGGGGGATTTTTTGGTGGTTACTTAACTGATCGTTTCGGTAGGAAAAGTGTCATTCTGCTGACGATTTTCATTTGGAGTCTTGTGTTCTTTGGCTTTGCAACAGCTCATGCAGTATGGTTTTTTGTATTATTCAATGCTCTGAATGGACTTTGTCGTTCTTTCTTCGAACCTTCAACACAAGCATTAATGATTGATTTTACACCTGCAGATAAACGAAAAAGATTATTTTCGCTTCGCTATACAGCAATTAATATAGCAGCAGTTATTGGTCCAATCATCGGTGTTTATATTGCTCAATTGTCTAGCCCAAGTATTCCATTTATGCTTACAGGAATTATGTATATTGTTTATGCTGTATTTTTATTTTTCGTACTGAATCGTTACGAAATGCAACAGCCAAAAGCTACAACACAAACAAAAATACTACAAACCTTTTCTTTATTATTAACGAATCGTGTACTACTAAGCTTTATTTTTGGTGCTATTTTAATCAATATTGGCTATTCTCAATTCGATTCAACATTGCCACAAGTAATTGAGCTTAAAATTGAGGATGGTACCAAACTCTATTCGTTACTCATCTCTCTAAATGCAGCAGTTGTTTTATTACTACAATTACCAATTAGTATTGTATCAGAACGTTTTTCATCCACCACTACTCTTTTAGTAGGCATTCTATTCTTTGCAATCGGACTATTATTGTTCGGCTTCTCCAATAACTATACGCTTTATATTATCGCAATGATTATCTTTACGATTGGTGAAATTTTTGCCTTCCCAACGATGAATGTCATGATTGATGAGATTGCACCTGATACACAAAAGGGAACTTATTTAGGGGCAGCACAATTCAAAAATTTAGGCGGCTTTCTTGGACCAATTATCGGTGGCTGGCTGTTAACGCATTATATCGACGCATTGTTTGTAGTAATTGCTGCTCTTGTATTATGTAGTTGCCTCTTCTATAAATCTAAGCTGAAGCCACATGCATAA
- a CDS encoding diguanylate cyclase, with amino-acid sequence MKNLRIKLLISLIAFALILVAVISYVNRQILVADIEQQEAMNRALIENHILTDMQTVDNAHFYFDQNLSDKMEQALRKLVTYYEENPKVATWDLQKIKNEYGMDVYIIDQSNTVIYTTFEKDKGLNFSLCCKRFSTLLDERRTSGKYYNDGIDISTTTGGYRKFGYLGTPDKKYLLELGIDLLNDPVFQTFNFGKTADYLVDKYTDLLEVQTINAGGVYFDDSNPAKITVKDQPAIFQEHYELAKQSMKPTEFQKKYSNGYIEKYRFLPYEAETIRGESTKRIIYVKYGNYTELEALSKNTKQFWLLLCIALGTSFIMLIVINKILSKTIHLATYDPLTNVFNRATYIRKMDNLLRKRKTNQPGLLLIDLDNFKQVNDQFGHGAGDKILIDTARILKQEVGNDGFVVRFGGDEFAIVLYDAKSESMWQLANSILGKFRHYKHVDNVNIDQWSVISVSMGGAICHHLDESERSLFERADKALYQSKNAGKDQYTNFEEIEESYTNV; translated from the coding sequence ATGAAAAACCTAAGAATTAAATTATTAATATCTTTAATTGCCTTCGCCCTAATATTGGTTGCTGTGATTTCGTATGTAAACAGACAAATACTAGTGGCAGATATCGAACAACAAGAAGCCATGAATAGGGCGTTAATTGAAAATCATATTTTAACTGATATGCAAACTGTAGATAATGCGCATTTTTATTTTGATCAAAATCTCTCAGATAAGATGGAGCAAGCACTCCGAAAGCTTGTTACATATTATGAAGAAAATCCAAAGGTTGCAACTTGGGATTTACAGAAAATAAAAAACGAGTACGGTATGGATGTATACATAATAGATCAATCCAATACGGTTATTTATACAACTTTTGAAAAAGATAAAGGGCTAAATTTTTCCTTATGCTGTAAGCGTTTTTCTACCTTACTAGATGAACGTCGAACGAGTGGAAAATATTATAATGATGGTATAGATATCTCGACGACTACTGGAGGATATCGGAAGTTTGGGTATTTAGGGACACCTGATAAGAAATATTTGTTAGAGCTAGGCATTGATTTACTCAATGATCCTGTCTTTCAAACCTTTAATTTTGGGAAGACCGCTGACTATTTAGTTGATAAATATACAGATTTATTAGAAGTGCAAACAATAAATGCGGGGGGAGTTTATTTTGATGATTCAAATCCTGCTAAAATTACAGTGAAGGATCAACCAGCCATATTTCAAGAACATTATGAGCTAGCTAAACAATCGATGAAACCAACGGAATTTCAAAAGAAATATTCAAATGGCTATATTGAAAAGTATCGTTTTTTACCATATGAAGCTGAAACAATTCGTGGTGAATCTACGAAAAGGATTATATATGTAAAATACGGAAATTATACAGAATTAGAGGCACTATCTAAAAATACAAAACAGTTTTGGCTATTGCTTTGTATAGCGTTAGGAACTTCTTTCATTATGCTTATCGTCATTAACAAAATCCTTTCTAAAACTATTCATCTCGCAACATATGATCCGCTAACAAATGTCTTTAATCGAGCTACTTATATTAGAAAAATGGACAATCTATTAAGAAAACGCAAGACAAATCAGCCAGGTTTATTATTGATAGATTTGGATAATTTCAAGCAAGTGAACGATCAGTTTGGACATGGTGCTGGCGATAAAATTCTGATTGATACTGCGAGGATTTTAAAACAAGAGGTTGGAAATGATGGCTTTGTTGTGAGGTTTGGTGGAGATGAATTTGCGATTGTTTTGTATGACGCAAAGTCGGAAAGTATGTGGCAGTTAGCTAATTCAATATTGGGCAAATTTCGTCACTATAAGCATGTAGACAATGTCAATATTGATCAATGGTCTGTCATCTCTGTCAGTATGGGAGGCGCCATTTGTCATCATCTAGATGAGTCAGAAAGAAGCTTGTTTGAGCGTGCGGACAAGGCATTGTATCAGTCAAAAAATGCTGGCAAAGATCAATACACGAACTTTGAAGAAATTGAAGAGAGTTACACTAATGTTTAA
- a CDS encoding pseudouridine synthase: protein MRLDKLLANMGYGSRKEVKQLLKQKAVTVDGAYVKDAALHVDPEKQDVSVFGERVVYTEFVYFMMNKPPGVISATEDVRDETVIDLLEPLHQHFQPFPVGRLDKDTEGLLLLTNDGQLAHNLLSPKKHVPKVYYAQIEGLVTEEDCKKFAQGVELDDGYVTKPGELIILKSDLQSEIELTIQEGKFHQVKRMFESVGKRVTYLKRLSMGSLKLDDNLALGEYRELTTKELTALQNRD, encoded by the coding sequence ATGCGTTTAGATAAACTACTAGCAAATATGGGGTATGGGTCACGCAAGGAAGTGAAGCAGCTTCTTAAGCAAAAGGCAGTAACTGTGGATGGTGCATATGTAAAGGATGCAGCATTGCATGTAGACCCTGAAAAACAAGATGTTTCCGTTTTTGGTGAACGTGTTGTTTACACAGAATTTGTATACTTTATGATGAATAAACCTCCTGGCGTTATTTCTGCAACAGAGGATGTACGAGATGAGACGGTCATTGATTTGTTAGAGCCCTTACATCAACATTTTCAGCCTTTTCCAGTTGGGCGCTTAGATAAAGATACAGAAGGATTGCTGCTGTTAACGAATGACGGTCAGCTAGCACATAATTTATTATCTCCCAAAAAGCATGTGCCTAAAGTTTACTATGCGCAAATAGAAGGACTTGTGACAGAGGAAGACTGCAAAAAATTTGCACAGGGCGTAGAGCTGGACGACGGTTATGTGACAAAACCAGGCGAGCTCATTATCTTAAAATCTGACCTTCAATCAGAAATCGAGCTAACCATTCAAGAAGGTAAGTTTCATCAGGTGAAGCGTATGTTTGAGTCTGTTGGTAAGCGTGTTACCTATTTAAAGCGTTTATCAATGGGAAGCCTTAAACTTGATGACAATTTAGCTTTAGGGGAATATAGAGAATTAACTACAAAAGAACTAACAGCCTTACAAAATAGGGATTAA
- a CDS encoding putative polysaccharide biosynthesis protein: MSNLMKGTAILTMGMFLSKVLGLIYIFPFYAIVGEENIALYQYAYIPYSIMLAVAISGAPIAVSKFVSKYNALGDYQSGRKLMKSGILIMLITGLAAFIALFILATPIAGLVIKSDEQAFTVEQIASVIRWVSFALIVVPFMSLWRGFFQGYDKMEPTAVSQLVEQIVRIVVLLGGSFLVVVVFNGKPQTAVSFAVFAAFIGAIGGLMVLYYYWKKYQPEFNLLRSQSVTSTQLPMSNIYKEVITYSIPMVFVGVANPLFQLVDMLTFNGAMTSIGLAEVTDKYLSMINFTTHKVVIIPVMLATGFSMALVPTITKYFTQGEYLSLRHAMDKTYQILIFITLPAVVGISLLANEIYFMLYSESEMGATILAHYAPVAILFALFQVTAALLQGIDFQKWIVFSLLSGIFVKLAINIPLIRWIEADGAILATAIGYGVSIIINMLVLRKALNYKSEMVLRRVMLISLLTLAMVISVLIVHKLLGFVMGPVDGKFSAFVYSVICAGVGVGVYGYLSLRLGLAQKLLGERLTKITNKLGFK, from the coding sequence ATGTCCAATTTAATGAAAGGTACTGCGATATTAACAATGGGGATGTTTTTATCGAAGGTACTCGGATTAATTTATATTTTTCCGTTTTATGCAATTGTGGGCGAGGAAAATATTGCGCTCTATCAATATGCGTATATTCCCTATTCGATTATGCTAGCAGTAGCCATCTCTGGTGCGCCAATTGCTGTATCTAAGTTTGTTTCTAAATATAATGCACTTGGTGATTATCAATCAGGCCGCAAGCTTATGAAATCAGGCATACTGATTATGTTGATAACTGGTCTAGCCGCATTTATTGCCCTTTTTATATTAGCTACACCTATAGCGGGGCTTGTCATAAAAAGTGATGAGCAGGCTTTTACAGTCGAGCAAATTGCTTCCGTGATTCGTTGGGTTAGCTTTGCTTTAATTGTTGTCCCATTTATGAGTCTTTGGCGTGGATTTTTCCAAGGTTATGACAAAATGGAACCTACAGCAGTTTCGCAATTAGTTGAACAAATTGTTCGTATTGTTGTGTTATTAGGTGGATCATTCCTAGTAGTAGTTGTCTTTAATGGCAAACCACAAACAGCCGTTTCCTTTGCCGTATTCGCGGCCTTTATCGGGGCTATTGGCGGGTTGATGGTACTCTATTATTATTGGAAAAAATACCAACCTGAATTTAATTTATTGCGCAGTCAAAGTGTTACATCTACTCAACTGCCAATGTCCAATATTTATAAAGAAGTTATTACGTATTCCATTCCAATGGTATTCGTAGGTGTTGCCAATCCATTATTCCAGCTAGTGGACATGTTAACGTTTAACGGTGCAATGACATCCATAGGCTTAGCAGAAGTAACCGATAAATATTTATCAATGATTAATTTCACCACGCATAAAGTTGTAATTATTCCGGTTATGCTAGCTACAGGTTTTTCGATGGCGCTAGTACCGACGATTACTAAGTATTTTACACAGGGTGAATATTTATCACTGCGACATGCAATGGATAAAACCTATCAAATATTAATTTTTATTACATTGCCTGCTGTAGTAGGGATTTCATTGTTAGCGAATGAAATATACTTTATGCTCTATTCTGAAAGTGAAATGGGAGCAACCATTTTAGCTCACTATGCGCCTGTTGCTATTTTATTTGCATTGTTCCAGGTAACAGCAGCTTTATTACAGGGGATTGACTTCCAAAAATGGATTGTCTTCAGCCTATTATCGGGGATTTTTGTCAAGCTAGCAATCAACATACCTTTAATTCGATGGATTGAGGCTGATGGAGCCATTCTTGCCACAGCAATTGGCTACGGGGTTTCAATTATTATTAATATGCTAGTACTAAGAAAAGCACTGAATTACAAATCTGAGATGGTTCTTCGCCGTGTCATGCTTATCTCTCTTTTGACTCTAGCAATGGTAATCAGTGTATTGATTGTGCATAAGCTGCTAGGCTTTGTGATGGGGCCAGTGGATGGAAAATTCTCTGCTTTTGTTTACTCAGTTATTTGTGCTGGCGTAGGTGTTGGGGTATATGGTTATTTATCTTTACGTCTAGGCTTAGCTCAAAAATTACTCGGTGAACGACTGACAAAAATTACGAACAAACTTGGATTTAAATAG
- the asnB gene encoding asparagine synthase (glutamine-hydrolyzing) translates to MCGFIGYINGTNVIDHHQTIENMMNTIIHRGPDSGGIHSDDKVTLGFRRLSIIDLSDVANQPLYSADGNIVLVFNGEIFNFQALREDLIAKGHIFKTQSDSEVIIYGYVEYGVEFVKQLRGMFAFCIWDKKNDLQFIARDGFGIKPLYYSENTTDGTFIFGSEIKSFLPHPSFIKELNKNALRPYLTFQYSSMDETFFKGVFKIPPAHYMLIQNGKKKIVQYWDKKFHAKEAPIEKYVEDIRSTVRESVEAHQISDVKVGSFLSGGIDSSYITALLRPDKSFSVGFSDYEDMFNETNLAKDLSDTLNIQNERKYISADECFEALPKIQWHMDEPQSNPSSVPLYFLSELASKDVTVVLSGEGADEIFGGYSWYQNSGKMQQYEKIPFGIRKALRGIAEALPKNQYTNFLIKGGQSVEERFIGEAVVWDEEDALNVLKPDYKNGPSVKSITKRIYDEVPGDDDVTKMQYLDLNLWMPGDILLKADKMSMAHSIELRVPFLDKEVMELAKNIPSRYRVNDIDTKYVLRQAAHQELPEEWAKRPKLGFPVPIRHWLREEKYYNMVKEMFTTDFANKFFDTKQLVGYLDEHYEGKANRGRYIWTTYVFLVWYKQFFIDMK, encoded by the coding sequence ATGTGCGGATTTATAGGCTATATTAATGGAACAAATGTAATCGATCATCATCAAACGATTGAAAATATGATGAATACAATTATTCACCGTGGACCAGATAGCGGTGGTATTCACAGTGACGATAAAGTAACGTTGGGATTCCGACGATTAAGTATTATCGACTTGTCAGATGTGGCGAATCAACCATTGTACAGTGCAGATGGTAACATTGTGCTTGTATTTAATGGAGAAATCTTCAACTTCCAAGCGCTACGTGAAGATTTAATTGCTAAGGGACATATATTTAAAACACAATCTGATAGTGAAGTTATAATTTATGGTTATGTAGAATATGGTGTAGAGTTTGTTAAACAATTACGAGGTATGTTTGCATTCTGCATATGGGATAAAAAGAATGATTTACAATTTATTGCCCGTGATGGCTTTGGTATTAAGCCGTTGTATTACTCAGAGAATACAACAGATGGAACCTTTATTTTCGGTTCGGAAATTAAATCCTTCTTACCCCACCCATCCTTTATTAAAGAATTAAATAAAAATGCCCTTCGTCCATATTTAACTTTCCAATATTCGTCAATGGATGAAACTTTCTTTAAAGGTGTGTTTAAAATACCGCCTGCTCATTATATGTTAATTCAAAATGGGAAAAAGAAAATCGTGCAGTACTGGGATAAAAAATTCCATGCGAAAGAGGCACCAATTGAAAAATATGTAGAGGACATTCGTTCTACAGTAAGAGAATCAGTAGAAGCACATCAAATCAGCGATGTAAAGGTTGGTTCATTCCTATCAGGAGGAATTGATTCAAGTTATATTACGGCATTACTGCGGCCTGATAAGTCCTTCTCTGTTGGTTTTTCTGACTATGAAGATATGTTTAATGAAACAAACTTAGCAAAAGATTTATCAGATACATTAAACATTCAAAATGAGCGTAAATATATATCAGCTGATGAATGCTTTGAGGCTTTACCAAAAATTCAATGGCATATGGACGAGCCACAATCTAATCCATCTTCTGTTCCACTTTATTTCCTTTCTGAGCTAGCTTCGAAGGACGTAACAGTTGTCCTTTCAGGTGAAGGAGCGGATGAAATTTTTGGTGGCTACTCATGGTATCAAAACTCAGGTAAAATGCAACAATACGAAAAAATTCCTTTTGGTATTCGTAAGGCATTACGAGGTATTGCAGAGGCATTACCTAAAAATCAATACACAAACTTCCTTATAAAAGGTGGTCAATCAGTCGAAGAACGCTTTATAGGTGAAGCGGTTGTCTGGGATGAAGAAGATGCACTGAATGTATTAAAACCAGACTATAAAAATGGTCCATCTGTTAAGTCCATTACAAAGCGTATCTATGATGAAGTACCTGGCGATGATGATGTGACAAAGATGCAGTACTTAGATTTAAATCTATGGATGCCTGGCGATATTTTATTAAAAGCGGATAAAATGAGTATGGCGCATTCAATTGAATTACGTGTACCATTTTTAGATAAAGAAGTAATGGAATTAGCGAAAAACATTCCATCAAGATATCGTGTCAACGACATTGATACGAAATATGTGCTTCGTCAAGCAGCTCATCAGGAATTACCAGAAGAATGGGCAAAACGTCCAAAGCTAGGCTTCCCAGTACCAATCCGCCATTGGCTACGTGAAGAGAAATACTACAACATGGTAAAAGAAATGTTCACAACAGATTTTGCCAATAAATTCTTTGATACAAAGCAATTAGTAGGCTATCTCGATGAGCATTATGAAGGTAAGGCAAATCGTGGGCGTTATATTTGGACTACCTATGTATTCTTAGTATGGTATAAACAATTTTTTATAGACATGAAATAG